A genomic segment from Agelaius phoeniceus isolate bAgePho1 chromosome 2, bAgePho1.hap1, whole genome shotgun sequence encodes:
- the LOC129117449 gene encoding high affinity choline transporter 1-like produces MALNIPGLVSLSVFFTLTLATGIWASWKSRKDQQNRNPTEMAMVGGRNIHVFIGLFTATATWVGGAYINSTAEIVYLPSKGLLWVQAPVGFALSLVIGGFFFVNPMRSKNYVTVMDPLQETYGNMMGALLFIPPLLGEVFWFAAILASLGATMRVILDIGGSLAITISACTVILYTLLGGLYSVAYTDVIQMVFITFSLWICIPFALVNSATESIYYTATHQSYQDPWIGKIEKQYLGRWLDDFFYLVLGSIPWQTYFQRVLSAASTGQARLISYLSGLGCFAMAIPSVLIGAVAASTDWNQTSYGLPSPFERGESAMILPLVLQHLCPAYISITGLGAIAAAAMSSADSALLSTGSMFAHNIYRKILRKKASETEVLWAMRTSMVVFGAGAAGLAFYSNSVYDLWFLSGELVYALLFPQLCCALFAPSTNTYGSAAGFLVGLLLRLLAGEPALSIPPVIRYPACSLLNGTYSQLFPFKTFTVLLTLGTILAVSHLAKALFQNNLLPRSWDVCNITGRTAILIPLQQVEKQEPLPTTALEENHD; encoded by the exons ATGGCTCTAAATATACCAGGCTTAGTATCTCTGAGTGTATTTTTTACCTTAACTTTAGCTACTGGAATTTGGGcttcttggaaaagcagaaaggatCAGCAGAACAGGAACCCAACAGAGATGGCCATGGTTGGAGGCAGGAATATACATGTTTTCATTGGATTGTTTACTGCAACAG CCACCTGGGTTGGAGGAGCATATATCAACAGCACAGCTGAAATCGTCTATCTGCCTTCAAAAGGATTACTGTGGGTCCAGGCACCTGTGGGATTTGCCTTGTCCCTTGTTATTG GTGGTTTCTTCTTTGTAAATCCAATGAGATCAAAGAACTATGTGACTGTGATGGACCCCCTTCAAGAAACTTATGGGAACATGATGGGTGCTTTACTTTTCATTCCACCACTGCTAGGAGAGGTGTTCTGGTTTGCAGCCATCCTGGCATCCCTGG GAGCAACAATGAGGGTCATCTTGGATATTGGAGGCTCTTTGGCTATCACCATCTCGGCCTGTACTGTTATACTTTACACTCTGCTGGGAGGCCTCTACTCTGTTGCCTACACCGATGTCATCCAGATGGTTTTCATTACCTTCAGCCTG TGGATCTGTATCCCCTTTGCCCTGGTGAATTCTGCAACAGAAAGTATTTATTACACTGCAACCCATCAATCTTACCAAGACCCTTGGATTGGGAAGATAGAAAAACAGTATCTTGGAAGGTGGCTGGATGACTTCTTCTACTTG GTGCTTGGGAGCATCCCATGGCAGACTTACTTCCAAAGGGTGCTCTCTGCTGCCTCGACAGGACAGGCAAGGCTCATCTCCTACCTCTCTGGACTCGGGTGCTTTGCTATGGCCATCCCCTCAGTGCTCATTGGGGCAGTTGCAGCATCAACAG actGGAATCAGACAAGCTATGGTCTTCCAAGTCCATTTGAGAGAGGGGAGTCGGCGATGATCCTCCCACTTGTTTTACAACATCTCTGCCCAGCATACATCTCCATTACTGGTTTGGGagccattgctgctgctgcaatgtCTTCTGCAGATTCAGCTCTTCTCTCCACTGGCTCCATGTTCGCTCACAATATCTACAGGAAAATCCTGAGGAAAAAG GCTTCAGAGACAGAGGTGTTGTGGGCCATGAGGACCTCCATGGTGGTgtttggggctggggctgctggtcTGGCTTTTTACTCCAACTCTGTCTACGACCTCTGGTTCCTCAGTGGGGAGCTGGTGTACGccctcctcttcccccagctctgctgtgccctcttTGCACCCAGCACAAACACCTATGGGTCAGCTGCTGGCTTCTTGGTTGGGctcctgctgaggctgctggcaggggagcCTGCCCTGAGCATCCCCCCTGTCATCCGCTACCcagcctgctccctgctgaaCGGGACCTACAGCCAGCTCTTCCCCTTTAAAACATTCACTGTGCTTCTTACCTTGGGCACAATCCTTGCTGTTTCACACCTGGCCAAGGCTTTGTTTCAGAACAACCTCCTCCCTCGAAGCTGGGATGTTTGCAATATCACAGGGAGAACTGCCATCCTCATCCCCTTGCAGCAGGTGGAGAAACAGGAGCCTTTGCCAACCACTGCACTAGAAGAGAACCACGATTAA